One Lucilia cuprina isolate Lc7/37 chromosome 4, ASM2204524v1, whole genome shotgun sequence DNA segment encodes these proteins:
- the LOC111690998 gene encoding vitelline membrane protein Vm26Aa-like yields the protein MKAFLCLNLIVFFAAAIAATTNTGTSSSSNLNTQTKLDLETDTPQSIQSLLNTDFNRFRKSAGYGGGAASIPAPPCPKNYLFSCQPNLAPVPCAAPATSYGSAGAYSAPVPTYMAPVGNSYGVPQTYSGLMPQTMNQWYY from the coding sequence ATGAAAGCCTTCCTTTGCCTTAACTTGATTGTTTTCTTCGCTGCTGCTATTGCAGCTACCACCAACACTGGTACCTCCTCCAGCAGTAATCTTAACACTCAAACCAAACTGGACTTGGAAACTGATACACCTCAATCTATTCAATCCCTTTTGAATACGGATTTCAATCGCTTCCGTAAATCTGCCGGTTATGGCGGTGGTGCTGCCAGTATCCCGGCTCCTCCTTGCCCCAAAAACTATTTGTTCAGTTGTCAACCTAATTTAGCTCCAGTACCTTGTGCTGCTCCTGCTACTTCTTATGGATCGGCTGGTGCCTACAGCGCTCCTGTACCTACTTACATGGCTCCTGTTGGTAACAGTTATGGTGTACCTCAAACCTATAGCGGATTGATGCCTCAAACTATGAATCAATGGTATTATTAA